The following proteins come from a genomic window of Mycobacterium sp. DL:
- the ftsX gene encoding permease-like cell division protein FtsX has protein sequence MRFGFLINEVLTGLRRNVTMTVAMILTTAISIGLLGGGLLVVRLADQSRDIYLDRVESQVFLTNDVSANDPSCDADPCTALRQAIEDREDVRSVRFLNRDEAYDDAIRKFPQYEDVAGRDAFPASFVVRLEDPEQHQDFDQAMVGQPGVLNVLNQKDLIDRLFAVLDGLSNAAFAVALVQAIGAVLLIANMVQVAAYTRRTEIGIMRLVGASRWYTQLPFLVEAMLAALLGVLIAIGGLIAVRALFLEKALDQFYQANLIARIDYADILYIAPILLFVGVAMAGVTAYVTLRLYVRR, from the coding sequence GTGCGCTTCGGCTTTCTCATCAACGAGGTCCTGACCGGACTTCGCCGCAACGTGACCATGACGGTCGCGATGATCCTGACCACCGCGATCTCGATCGGTCTGCTCGGTGGCGGGCTACTGGTGGTGCGACTGGCCGACCAGTCCCGCGACATCTACCTCGACCGGGTGGAGAGCCAGGTCTTCCTCACCAACGACGTCTCTGCCAACGATCCATCGTGTGACGCCGACCCGTGCACGGCGCTGCGTCAGGCGATCGAAGACCGCGAGGACGTCCGATCCGTGCGGTTCCTCAACCGCGACGAGGCGTACGACGACGCGATCCGCAAGTTCCCGCAGTACGAGGACGTCGCGGGCCGAGATGCGTTCCCGGCGTCGTTCGTCGTCAGGCTCGAGGACCCCGAGCAGCACCAGGACTTCGACCAGGCGATGGTCGGTCAGCCCGGCGTGCTCAACGTCCTGAATCAGAAGGACTTGATCGACCGACTGTTCGCGGTGCTCGACGGGTTGTCGAACGCGGCGTTCGCGGTGGCGTTGGTGCAGGCGATCGGCGCGGTGTTGCTGATAGCCAACATGGTTCAAGTCGCCGCCTATACGAGACGCACCGAGATAGGCATCATGCGTCTGGTGGGCGCGAGTCGCTGGTACACGCAGTTGCCGTTCCTCGTCGAGGCGATGTTGGCGGCACTTCTGGGTGTCCTGATCGCCATCGGCGGCCTGATCGCGGTGCGGGCGCTGTTCCTGGAGAAGGCCCTCGACCAGTTCTATCAAGCCAATCTGATAGCCCGCATCGACTACGCCGACATCCTCTACATCGCCCCGATCCTGCTCTTTGTGGGCGTGGCGATGGCAGGGGTCACGGCGTACGTCACGCTGCGGCTCTACGTACGAAGATAG
- a CDS encoding FAD-dependent oxidoreductase: MPPMRPYHVAIVGSGPSGYFAAASLLKFAASGDRDVRVDMLEMLPTPWGLVRSGVAPDHPKIKSISAQFEKTALDPRFRFFGNVAVGDHVHPAELAERYDAVVYATGAQSDRALGIPGEDLPGSVAAVDFVGWYNAHPHFEEIAPDLTRHRAVVIGNGNVALDVARILVSDPKSLAGTDIADHALKSLHAGGVEEVVVVGRRGPLQAPFTTLELRELGELEALGDVDIVVDPADFADITDEDLEAAGKTVRNNIKVLRQYAERTPSDATRRIVFRFATSPIEIRGDDRVESIVLGRNELVSDADGRVSAKDTGEREELAVQLVVRAVGYRGLPTPGLPFDERAGTIPHVDGRVAGSRNEYVAGWIKRGPSGVIGTNKKDSQDTVNTLLADLSAAELADFPDDHSDRLAQWLVERQPKVVTTDHWQLIDAHERSAGEGTGRPRVKLTTVAELLRIGHG, encoded by the coding sequence ATGCCCCCAATGCGGCCGTATCACGTGGCCATCGTCGGCTCAGGACCCTCCGGGTACTTCGCCGCCGCGTCCCTGTTGAAGTTCGCGGCGTCCGGTGACCGCGACGTCCGCGTCGACATGCTCGAGATGCTTCCGACGCCGTGGGGCCTGGTGCGTTCGGGCGTGGCTCCCGACCATCCGAAGATCAAATCGATCAGCGCGCAGTTCGAGAAGACGGCCCTGGACCCGCGCTTCCGGTTCTTCGGCAACGTCGCGGTCGGTGACCACGTACACCCGGCGGAGCTGGCGGAGCGCTACGACGCCGTCGTTTATGCGACCGGCGCCCAGTCGGATCGGGCGCTGGGGATCCCTGGAGAAGATCTGCCGGGCAGCGTCGCCGCGGTCGACTTCGTCGGTTGGTACAACGCGCATCCCCACTTCGAGGAGATCGCGCCCGATCTGACACGTCACCGCGCCGTGGTCATCGGCAACGGCAACGTGGCACTCGATGTGGCCCGGATCCTGGTGAGCGACCCCAAGAGTCTTGCGGGCACCGACATCGCCGACCACGCTCTGAAGTCACTGCACGCAGGTGGCGTCGAGGAAGTTGTCGTCGTGGGCAGGCGAGGACCGCTGCAGGCACCGTTCACCACGCTGGAACTCCGAGAGCTCGGTGAGCTCGAGGCGCTCGGCGATGTGGACATCGTCGTCGACCCCGCCGACTTCGCCGATATCACCGACGAGGATCTCGAGGCCGCCGGCAAGACGGTCCGCAACAACATCAAGGTGCTGCGGCAGTACGCCGAACGCACCCCGAGCGACGCCACTCGTCGCATCGTGTTCCGGTTCGCCACCTCGCCGATCGAGATCCGGGGCGACGACCGGGTCGAGTCGATTGTGCTCGGGCGCAACGAACTGGTCAGCGACGCCGACGGCCGGGTGTCGGCGAAGGACACCGGCGAGCGGGAGGAGCTGGCGGTCCAGCTCGTGGTGCGGGCGGTCGGCTACCGCGGACTGCCGACCCCCGGCCTACCGTTCGACGAGCGCGCCGGCACCATTCCGCACGTCGACGGACGGGTGGCGGGCAGCCGCAACGAGTACGTCGCCGGATGGATCAAGCGCGGCCCCAGCGGAGTGATCGGCACCAACAAGAAGGACTCCCAGGACACCGTCAACACGCTGCTGGCAGACCTCAGCGCTGCCGAGCTCGCCGATTTCCCCGATGACCACTCTGACCGGCTCGCGCAATGGCTCGTCGAGCGACAGCCGAAGGTCGTGACCACCGATCATTGGCAGCTGATCGACGCGCACGAACGATCGGCGGGCGAGGGAACCGGCCGGCCCCGCGTCAAGTTGACGACCGTCGCCGAACTGCTGCGCATCGGGCACGGCTGA
- a CDS encoding mechanosensitive ion channel family protein, whose translation MTTSTYQAISFAEGWHSFWHGEIGIWLLTKGLQIALLLVGALLAARFISWIARRVTRRIDAEYQESDQLVRSESAKHRQAVASVISWVSIAILFVVVAVEITDVVNVPVGSLVAPAAVLGAALGFGAQKLVQDLLAGFFIITERQYGFGDLVQVNMLGAPDEAEGTVEEVTLRVTKLRTSEGEVWTVPNGNIVRSLNMSKDWARAVVDIPVPTTADLNRVNELLHAVGVDAMEDEGLSALLLDTPQLMGVESIELDTVNLRMVARTLPGKQYEVGRRLRIRIIAALNRAGIATSDHPPTVDTIAGKAEVAQSRSESKQ comes from the coding sequence ATGACGACTAGTACCTATCAAGCCATCAGCTTCGCCGAGGGTTGGCACAGTTTCTGGCACGGCGAAATCGGCATATGGCTGCTGACCAAGGGACTGCAGATCGCGCTGCTGCTCGTCGGCGCGCTGCTGGCCGCCCGGTTCATCAGCTGGATCGCACGCCGGGTGACACGGCGCATCGATGCCGAGTACCAGGAAAGCGACCAGCTGGTGCGCTCCGAAAGCGCCAAACACCGGCAGGCGGTGGCCTCGGTGATCTCGTGGGTGTCGATCGCGATCCTGTTCGTCGTCGTCGCGGTCGAGATCACCGACGTGGTCAACGTTCCGGTGGGCTCCCTGGTGGCGCCGGCGGCGGTGCTCGGTGCGGCGCTCGGTTTCGGTGCGCAGAAGCTCGTGCAGGATCTGCTGGCCGGGTTCTTCATCATCACCGAACGCCAATACGGTTTCGGCGACCTGGTGCAGGTGAACATGCTCGGCGCGCCCGACGAGGCCGAGGGCACCGTCGAGGAGGTCACCCTGCGCGTGACCAAATTGCGTACCAGCGAGGGCGAGGTGTGGACCGTCCCGAACGGCAACATCGTCCGCTCGCTGAACATGTCCAAGGACTGGGCGCGAGCCGTCGTCGACATCCCGGTGCCCACCACCGCCGACCTCAACAGGGTCAACGAACTGCTACACGCCGTCGGCGTGGACGCGATGGAGGACGAGGGACTCAGCGCACTTCTGCTGGACACCCCGCAGTTGATGGGTGTGGAGAGCATCGAACTGGACACCGTCAACCTGCGGATGGTGGCCCGGACGCTGCCCGGCAAGCAATACGAAGTGGGCCGCCGACTGCGCATCCGCATCATCGCGGCGCTCAACCGCGCCGGGATCGCCACCAGCGACCACCCGCCGACGGTGGACACCATCGCCGGCAAGGCGGAGGTAGCTCAGAGCCGGTCGGAGTCGAAGCAGTGA
- a CDS encoding molybdopterin-dependent oxidoreductase produces the protein MEHRITCPLCEAMCGLRVTVEGHTVGAVRGNPEDVWSRGHLCPKGASLKQIHEDPDRLRLPMVRRRDGEHVQVSWDDAFAEAETVLRPVLDRHGAGAVSVYIGNPVAHNLGLETYVGALVGLAGAAGMPAYYTPGTVDQWPLNVVSALLFGGMWNAPIPDLDRTDHLMMLGANPSASQGSMLSAPDIMGRLAAIRERGGTVVVVDPRRTQTARRATEWVPVRPGTDALLLFALLHTLEERNWIRRPRHLDDMVAGLDDVVALSAEFSPERVAAATGIAAETIRRLAAGLADAESPVIYSRIGTCTQEFGTLATWLVFVLNVALGSVDRSGGAVFPKAAVWSPMFMKPPDQDGPGWQFGRFRSRVRGAPEVLGQFPISCLAEEIDTPGDGQIRALITVAGNPAISAPGARRLDAALGGLEAMISVDNWLNETTRHAHVILPGLSPLERAHCDDLYWMYSIASCVKWSDAVLPAAVGRPAEWEIMLRLAGAVVGTPIPEVDTAALDDLYTQGIVHTACQASDTPLFGRDPTEVFAALRGRGPERMIDLGIRTGPWGDDLGRRPGGLTLDEVRRHPDGLRLGELEGGRLSEVLTTPSHRIELMHPLLTADIPRLLSRIDRASDGLVLTSRRHLRSNNSWLHNVAGLMRGRDRCTLLINPTDAAHLGVSDGRPVDVSTTEGSIRVPAEVTDEMMPGVVSLPHGWGHGVDGTQMSVANAHPGVNTNVLNPAALIDVPSNTQVVNGVPCQVVPVPAAG, from the coding sequence GTGGAGCACCGCATCACCTGTCCGTTGTGCGAGGCGATGTGCGGCTTGCGAGTCACCGTCGAAGGCCACACCGTGGGCGCTGTCCGGGGCAATCCCGAAGATGTGTGGTCCCGCGGGCACCTGTGCCCCAAGGGCGCCTCGCTGAAGCAGATCCACGAGGACCCCGATCGGTTGCGTCTGCCCATGGTGCGTCGCCGTGACGGTGAGCACGTGCAGGTGTCCTGGGACGACGCGTTCGCCGAGGCGGAAACGGTTCTGCGGCCGGTTCTGGACCGGCACGGGGCGGGCGCGGTCTCGGTGTACATCGGTAATCCGGTCGCTCACAACCTCGGGCTGGAGACCTACGTCGGAGCGCTCGTCGGCCTGGCGGGGGCAGCGGGTATGCCCGCGTACTACACACCGGGCACGGTCGATCAGTGGCCGCTCAACGTGGTCAGCGCCTTGCTCTTCGGCGGGATGTGGAATGCGCCCATACCCGACCTGGACCGCACCGACCACCTGATGATGTTGGGCGCCAACCCCTCTGCGTCGCAAGGATCGATGCTCTCCGCTCCCGACATCATGGGTCGGCTGGCGGCGATCCGCGAGCGTGGCGGCACCGTGGTGGTCGTCGATCCCCGCCGGACCCAGACGGCACGACGCGCCACGGAATGGGTACCGGTGCGCCCGGGTACGGACGCACTGCTGTTGTTTGCGCTGCTGCACACTCTCGAAGAACGGAACTGGATTCGCCGCCCGCGCCATCTCGACGACATGGTGGCAGGACTCGACGATGTCGTCGCGTTGTCTGCAGAGTTCTCGCCTGAGCGAGTGGCCGCGGCGACCGGAATCGCCGCCGAGACCATCCGCCGACTCGCGGCCGGATTGGCCGACGCCGAGAGCCCGGTGATCTACAGCCGAATAGGGACGTGCACACAGGAATTCGGCACGCTGGCCACCTGGCTGGTTTTTGTGCTGAACGTGGCACTCGGCTCGGTGGACCGTTCCGGCGGCGCGGTCTTCCCCAAGGCCGCGGTCTGGTCACCGATGTTCATGAAGCCCCCCGACCAGGACGGGCCGGGCTGGCAGTTCGGCCGGTTCCGCAGCCGCGTGCGAGGCGCACCGGAAGTTCTCGGGCAGTTCCCGATCAGTTGCCTGGCCGAGGAGATCGACACTCCCGGCGACGGTCAGATCCGCGCGCTGATCACCGTGGCCGGCAATCCGGCGATCTCCGCACCGGGGGCACGTCGCCTCGATGCGGCGCTCGGCGGGCTGGAAGCCATGATCTCGGTGGACAATTGGCTCAACGAGACAACGCGGCACGCACACGTGATCCTGCCCGGCCTGTCTCCGCTGGAGCGGGCCCACTGCGACGACCTGTACTGGATGTACTCCATCGCGTCGTGTGTGAAGTGGTCCGATGCCGTCCTTCCCGCCGCGGTGGGGCGCCCCGCGGAATGGGAGATCATGCTCCGCCTGGCCGGAGCGGTGGTCGGCACGCCGATCCCCGAGGTCGACACCGCCGCGCTCGACGACCTGTACACCCAGGGCATCGTCCACACCGCTTGTCAGGCTTCCGACACTCCCCTGTTCGGGCGTGACCCCACGGAAGTCTTTGCGGCGCTGCGGGGCCGGGGACCCGAGCGGATGATCGACCTCGGCATTCGCACCGGCCCCTGGGGTGACGACCTCGGGCGCCGGCCGGGCGGACTGACGCTGGACGAGGTCCGTCGCCACCCCGATGGGCTGAGGCTGGGCGAGCTGGAGGGCGGGCGGCTCTCGGAAGTGTTGACCACACCGTCGCACCGGATCGAACTGATGCATCCGCTGCTGACCGCCGACATCCCGAGGCTGCTGAGCCGGATCGACCGCGCCAGTGACGGATTGGTGTTGACGAGCAGACGACACCTGCGATCGAACAACTCCTGGCTGCACAACGTCGCCGGCCTGATGCGTGGCAGGGATCGTTGCACGCTGCTGATCAATCCCACCGACGCCGCGCACCTCGGTGTCTCCGACGGCCGACCGGTCGATGTCTCCACCACCGAGGGCTCGATCCGGGTGCCCGCCGAGGTGACCGACGAGATGATGCCCGGCGTGGTGTCGCTACCCCACGGCTGGGGTCATGGCGTCGACGGCACTCAGATGAGCGTGGCGAACGCTCACCCGGGCGTCAACACGAATGTGCTCAATCCTGCTGCGCTGATCGATGTTCCGAGCAACACCCAGGTCGTCAACGGGGTGCCGTGCCAGGTGGTTCCGGTGCCCGCCGCCGGGTGA
- a CDS encoding acyl-CoA dehydrogenase family protein, whose translation MAINLELPKKLQAVIEKGHQGAAEILRPISRKYDLKEHAYPVELDTVATLFEGISEAKTISFAGAEAFRDGDDGPKGNINGGNMSAVLNIVEVSWGDVGLVLSIPFQGLGNAAISGVATDEQLERLGKVWAAMAITEPGFGSDSAAVTTTAKLDGDEYVINGEKIYVTAGSRATHIVVWATLDKTKGRAAIKSFIVPREHPGVTVERLENKLGIKASDTAAIRFEDVRIPKDYLLGSPEINVEKGFAGVMETFDNTRPVVAGMAVGIARAALEELRKILTDAGIDISYDKPAHAQSAAAAEFLRMEADWESGYLLTLRSAWQADNKIPNSKEASMGKAKAARVASDITLKTVELAGTAGYSEGALLEKWARDSKILDIFEGTQQIQQLVVARRLLGLSSAELK comes from the coding sequence ATGGCAATCAATCTGGAACTGCCGAAGAAGCTGCAGGCGGTCATCGAGAAGGGGCATCAGGGCGCGGCGGAGATCCTGCGGCCGATCTCCCGCAAGTACGACCTGAAGGAGCACGCGTACCCCGTCGAGCTGGACACCGTCGCGACCCTGTTCGAGGGCATCTCCGAGGCCAAGACCATCTCGTTCGCCGGCGCCGAGGCGTTCCGGGACGGAGACGACGGCCCGAAGGGAAACATCAACGGGGGCAACATGTCCGCCGTGCTCAACATCGTCGAGGTCAGCTGGGGCGACGTCGGGCTGGTGCTGTCGATCCCCTTCCAGGGACTGGGTAATGCGGCGATCTCCGGTGTCGCGACCGACGAGCAGCTCGAGCGACTCGGCAAGGTGTGGGCCGCGATGGCGATCACCGAGCCGGGTTTCGGGTCCGACTCCGCCGCCGTGACGACCACCGCGAAACTCGACGGCGACGAGTACGTGATCAACGGCGAGAAGATCTACGTCACGGCCGGATCCCGCGCCACGCACATCGTGGTCTGGGCGACGCTCGACAAGACCAAGGGACGGGCGGCGATCAAGTCGTTCATCGTGCCGCGCGAGCACCCCGGCGTCACGGTGGAGCGTCTGGAGAACAAGCTCGGCATCAAGGCTTCCGACACCGCCGCGATCCGGTTCGAGGATGTCCGCATTCCCAAGGACTATCTGCTGGGTAGCCCGGAGATCAACGTCGAGAAGGGTTTTGCCGGGGTCATGGAGACCTTCGACAACACCCGCCCCGTCGTTGCGGGCATGGCGGTGGGCATCGCCCGTGCCGCGCTGGAAGAGCTGCGCAAGATCCTGACCGACGCGGGCATCGACATCTCCTATGACAAGCCGGCCCACGCCCAGAGCGCAGCGGCCGCGGAGTTCCTACGGATGGAGGCCGACTGGGAGTCCGGCTATCTGCTCACCCTGCGGTCGGCGTGGCAGGCGGACAACAAGATCCCGAACTCCAAGGAAGCCTCGATGGGCAAGGCGAAGGCTGCCCGCGTCGCCAGCGACATCACGCTCAAGACCGTGGAATTGGCGGGCACCGCTGGGTACTCCGAGGGGGCGCTTCTGGAGAAGTGGGCCCGCGACTCGAAGATCCTCGACATCTTCGAGGGCACCCAGCAGATCCAGCAGCTGGTGGTGGCCCGCCGCCTACTCGGCCTGTCATCGGCTGAACTGAAGTAA
- the ftsE gene encoding cell division ATP-binding protein FtsE has product MITLDHVSKQYKSSARPALDNISLKIDKGEFVFLIGPSGSGKSTFMRLLLAEENPSSGDIKVSKFHVNKLSGRHVPGLRQVMGCVFQDFRLLQQKTVFENVAFALEVIGKRGDVINRVVPDVLEMVGLSGKANRLPAELSGGEQQRVAIARAFVNRPLVLLADEPTGNLDPDTSKDIMDLLERINRTGTTVLMATHDHHIVDSMRQRVVELELGRLIRDEQRGVYGMDR; this is encoded by the coding sequence ATGATCACCCTCGACCACGTGTCAAAGCAGTACAAGTCGTCGGCACGTCCAGCACTCGACAACATCTCGTTGAAGATCGACAAGGGTGAGTTCGTCTTCCTCATCGGGCCGTCGGGTTCGGGCAAGTCCACGTTCATGAGACTATTGCTCGCTGAGGAGAACCCCTCGTCAGGCGACATCAAGGTGTCGAAGTTCCACGTCAACAAGCTGTCCGGCCGCCACGTACCCGGTTTGCGTCAGGTCATGGGTTGCGTCTTCCAGGATTTCCGCCTGCTGCAGCAGAAGACGGTGTTCGAGAACGTGGCGTTCGCGCTCGAGGTGATCGGTAAACGCGGCGACGTGATCAACCGCGTGGTCCCCGACGTGCTGGAGATGGTGGGCCTGTCGGGAAAAGCGAACCGGTTGCCCGCCGAGTTGTCCGGCGGCGAGCAGCAGCGCGTCGCCATCGCCCGCGCATTCGTCAACCGGCCGCTGGTGCTGTTGGCCGACGAGCCGACAGGCAACCTCGACCCTGACACCAGCAAGGACATCATGGACCTGCTCGAGCGGATCAACCGCACGGGCACGACGGTGCTGATGGCCACCCACGACCACCACATCGTCGACTCGATGCGCCAGCGCGTCGTCGAACTCGAACTCGGCCGGCTGATTCGTGACGAACAGCGCGGCGTCTACGGAATGGACCGATAA
- a CDS encoding acyl-CoA dehydrogenase family protein: MTNTLPSKQRGRESAVGLQKHKRSAIDIGMALLTPIMGQEFLDKYNLRDPLNRGIKYGVKHGFSAAGASTRQFKRIQGLGKPATRLKPSGADYFDLTPDDDQKMIVETVNEFAEEILRPAAHDADHAATYPPDLIAKAAELGITAINIPEDFDGIAERRSTVTNTLVAEALAYGDMGLALPILAPGGVASALTHWGSADQQATYLKEFAGENVPQACVAIAEPQPLFDPTALKTTAVRTPSGYRLDGVKSLVPAAADAEIFIVAAQLSGKPALFIVEAASKGLTVTADPSMGIRAAALGRVELDKVTVPLSARLGELDAPAADYAQLYSDAIALSRLGWAALAVGTSHAVLDYVIPYVKEREAFGEPIARRQSVAFMCANIAIELDGLRLITWRGAARAEQGLSFAREAALAKKLGTDKGMQIGLDGVQLLGGHGFTKEHPVERWYRDLRAIGVAEGVVVL; this comes from the coding sequence ATGACGAACACCCTGCCGTCCAAGCAACGCGGTCGCGAGAGCGCCGTGGGCCTCCAGAAGCACAAGCGCTCAGCGATCGACATCGGAATGGCGCTGCTCACGCCGATCATGGGCCAGGAGTTCCTGGACAAGTACAACCTGCGCGATCCGCTCAACCGGGGCATCAAGTACGGCGTCAAACACGGCTTCTCCGCTGCGGGCGCCTCGACCCGCCAGTTCAAGCGCATCCAGGGCCTCGGCAAGCCGGCGACCCGGCTCAAACCCAGCGGCGCCGACTACTTCGACCTGACCCCCGACGACGACCAGAAGATGATCGTCGAAACGGTCAACGAGTTCGCCGAGGAGATCCTGCGGCCCGCCGCGCACGACGCCGACCACGCCGCCACCTACCCGCCGGATCTGATCGCCAAGGCCGCCGAACTCGGCATCACGGCTATCAACATCCCCGAGGACTTCGACGGCATCGCCGAGCGCCGCAGCACCGTCACCAACACGCTCGTCGCCGAGGCGCTGGCGTACGGCGACATGGGGCTGGCCCTCCCGATCCTGGCGCCGGGAGGCGTCGCATCAGCGCTCACCCACTGGGGAAGCGCCGACCAGCAGGCCACCTACCTCAAGGAGTTCGCAGGCGAGAACGTCCCGCAGGCCTGTGTCGCGATCGCCGAACCGCAGCCGCTGTTCGACCCGACCGCGCTGAAGACCACCGCGGTGCGCACCCCGAGCGGGTACCGGCTCGACGGCGTCAAGTCGTTGGTACCGGCTGCCGCCGACGCCGAGATCTTCATCGTCGCAGCCCAACTCAGCGGAAAGCCGGCATTGTTCATCGTCGAGGCAGCCAGCAAGGGCCTGACCGTCACGGCTGACCCGAGCATGGGCATCCGCGCCGCCGCGCTGGGCCGGGTCGAACTCGACAAGGTCACCGTCCCGCTCAGCGCGCGCTTGGGTGAGTTGGACGCTCCCGCAGCCGATTACGCCCAGCTCTACAGCGATGCGATCGCGCTGTCACGTCTCGGCTGGGCAGCGCTGGCGGTGGGAACCTCGCACGCGGTGCTCGACTACGTCATCCCCTACGTCAAGGAGCGCGAGGCCTTCGGAGAACCGATCGCCCGCAGGCAGTCCGTGGCCTTCATGTGCGCCAACATCGCCATCGAACTCGACGGACTGCGGCTGATCACGTGGCGCGGTGCGGCGCGGGCCGAGCAGGGGCTGTCGTTCGCCCGCGAGGCGGCTCTGGCCAAGAAGCTCGGCACCGACAAGGGCATGCAGATCGGCCTCGACGGCGTCCAGCTGCTCGGCGGCCACGGCTTCACCAAGGAACACCCGGTCGAGCGCTGGTACCGCGATCTGCGGGCCATCGGCGTCGCCGAGGGTGTCGTGGTCCTCTAA
- the prfB gene encoding peptide chain release factor 2: MDPDRQSDIATLDSTLTTVERVLDVEALRGRIEQLEQEASDPNLWDDQSRAQKVTSELSHAQNELRRVEELRGRLDDLPVLYEMAAEEGGAGAEEALAEADAELEKLREDLAAMEVRTLLSGEYDEREALLNIRSGAGGVDAADWAEMLMRMYIRWAEQHKYPVEVYDTSYAEEAGIKSATFAVHAPFAYGTLSVEQGTHRLVRISPFDNQARRQTSFAEVEVLPVTETTDHIEIPEGDVRVDVYRSSGPGGQSVNTTDSAVRLTHIPTGIVVTCQNEKSQLQNKVSAMRVLQAKLLERKRLEERAEMDALKSDSGSSWGNQMRSYVLHPYQMVKDLRTEYEVGNPAAVLDGDIDGFLEAGIRWRNRKDDD; the protein is encoded by the coding sequence GTGGATCCTGACCGTCAATCCGATATCGCCACCCTGGACTCCACGCTCACCACCGTGGAGCGTGTGCTCGACGTCGAGGCGCTTCGCGGCCGTATCGAGCAGCTGGAGCAGGAGGCCTCCGACCCGAACCTGTGGGATGACCAGTCGCGGGCGCAGAAGGTGACCAGCGAGCTGTCGCACGCCCAGAACGAACTGCGTCGCGTCGAGGAACTGCGCGGGCGGCTCGACGATCTGCCGGTGCTCTACGAGATGGCCGCAGAAGAGGGCGGCGCCGGAGCCGAGGAAGCGCTCGCCGAGGCCGACGCCGAGCTCGAGAAGCTGCGCGAGGACCTCGCGGCGATGGAGGTCCGCACCCTTCTCTCCGGTGAGTACGACGAGCGGGAAGCCCTTCTGAACATCCGTTCCGGCGCGGGAGGCGTGGACGCCGCCGACTGGGCCGAGATGCTGATGCGGATGTACATCCGCTGGGCCGAGCAGCACAAGTACCCGGTCGAGGTCTACGACACCTCCTACGCGGAAGAGGCGGGCATCAAGAGCGCGACCTTCGCCGTGCACGCCCCGTTCGCCTACGGCACGCTCTCGGTCGAGCAGGGCACCCACCGACTGGTGCGGATCAGCCCGTTCGACAACCAGGCCCGTCGTCAGACGTCGTTCGCCGAAGTCGAGGTGCTGCCCGTCACCGAGACCACCGACCACATCGAGATCCCCGAAGGCGACGTCCGCGTGGATGTCTACCGGTCCAGCGGGCCCGGCGGGCAGTCGGTCAACACCACCGATTCGGCGGTTCGACTCACCCACATCCCGACCGGTATCGTGGTGACTTGCCAGAATGAGAAGTCGCAGCTGCAGAACAAGGTGTCTGCGATGCGCGTGCTCCAGGCAAAATTATTGGAACGCAAGCGTTTAGAGGAGCGGGCCGAGATGGACGCCCTCAAGAGCGACAGCGGCAGCTCCTGGGGTAACCAGATGCGTTCCTACGTGTTGCACCCCTACCAGATGGTGAAGGATCTGCGCACCGAATACGAGGTCGGAAATCCAGCCGCCGTGCTGGACGGAGACATCGACGGCTTCCTGGAAGCCGGTATCCGGTGGCGCAACAGAAAAGATGACGACTAG
- the hisN gene encoding histidinol-phosphatase, which translates to MSTLANDLQLALQLADEADALTMQRFGAVDLRVETKPDMTPATDADLDTETLLRDRLGELRPQDSVFGEEFGGTREFSGRQWVLDPIDGTKNFVRGVPVWATLIALLVDGVPVVGVASAPALGRRWWAGQDQGAFTSFGGTTRKISVSGVSELGSASLSFSDLSTGWDEDRPKLIELTDAVWRMRGYGDFWSYCLVAEGSVDIAMEPEVKVWDLAPLDILVREAGGRFTDMAGRPGPHGGSAVATNGLLHDAVIARFGV; encoded by the coding sequence ATGAGCACCCTTGCAAATGACCTGCAGCTGGCCCTCCAGCTGGCCGACGAGGCCGACGCACTGACGATGCAGCGGTTCGGCGCGGTCGACCTGCGCGTGGAGACCAAACCGGACATGACGCCGGCGACCGACGCCGACCTCGACACCGAGACCCTGCTGCGTGACCGCCTCGGCGAGTTGCGGCCACAGGACTCGGTGTTCGGCGAAGAGTTCGGCGGCACCAGGGAATTCAGCGGTCGGCAGTGGGTGCTCGACCCGATCGACGGCACCAAGAACTTCGTCCGGGGGGTGCCCGTGTGGGCGACGTTGATCGCGTTGCTCGTCGACGGTGTGCCGGTGGTCGGCGTGGCCAGTGCGCCCGCGCTGGGTCGGCGGTGGTGGGCCGGCCAGGATCAGGGCGCATTCACCTCGTTCGGTGGCACCACCAGGAAGATCTCGGTGTCCGGGGTCAGCGAACTCGGCTCGGCGAGCCTGTCGTTCTCCGATCTGTCCACCGGCTGGGACGAGGACCGGCCGAAGCTCATCGAACTCACCGACGCCGTGTGGCGGATGCGCGGGTACGGCGACTTCTGGTCGTACTGCCTGGTCGCCGAGGGTTCCGTCGACATCGCCATGGAACCGGAGGTCAAAGTCTGGGATCTGGCGCCGCTGGACATCCTGGTGCGCGAGGCCGGCGGCCGGTTCACCGATATGGCGGGCCGGCCGGGACCCCACGGCGGCAGCGCGGTGGCGACCAACGGGTTGCTGCACGACGCGGTGATCGCCCGATTCGGTGTGTGA